A region from the Nonlabens sp. YIK11 genome encodes:
- a CDS encoding GNAT family N-acetyltransferase, whose product MQITLYTPQFKDQWDQCVRESHSGCFLHERDFMEYHAHRFEDHSLMFFDNDTFVACFPAHIIDKSLKSHKGLTYGSFLISTYACQASDHPKFYRALTKELIDYAKAEDLAILNLKLPPQYYNPNFNAEWLTLKNNSFETSQESVDLVVDLTQEWQPSPKKTIGYRNGKFEKLRLMKDVHLKNFWSDLLEPQLMARHQARPVHSIEEIELLQQLFPDQILQYGVEVDDMLVAGITLFDFGNILKIQYAAANKQGFEHNAMDFLYLEIIKEAKEQKKEFVDLGTVNHPDGSVNKGLKRFKQQLGATTTSVFELTLSL is encoded by the coding sequence TTGCAAATCACCCTTTACACACCACAATTTAAAGACCAATGGGATCAATGCGTCCGCGAGTCTCATAGTGGTTGTTTCTTGCATGAGCGTGATTTTATGGAATATCACGCACATCGATTTGAAGATCATAGCCTAATGTTTTTTGATAACGATACATTTGTTGCTTGTTTTCCCGCGCACATCATTGACAAGAGTTTGAAAAGCCATAAAGGTTTGACTTATGGGAGTTTTCTGATTTCAACTTATGCTTGCCAGGCAAGCGATCATCCAAAATTTTATCGGGCGCTAACAAAAGAATTAATCGATTATGCCAAAGCAGAGGATTTAGCAATATTAAACCTCAAGCTGCCACCACAGTATTATAATCCGAATTTTAATGCGGAATGGTTGACTCTCAAAAACAACAGTTTTGAAACGAGCCAGGAATCTGTAGATCTAGTAGTGGATTTGACCCAAGAATGGCAACCTAGTCCCAAAAAAACGATTGGCTATCGCAACGGGAAGTTTGAAAAGTTGAGGTTGATGAAGGACGTTCATCTTAAAAATTTCTGGAGTGATTTATTAGAACCTCAATTAATGGCCAGACATCAAGCGAGACCGGTACACAGTATTGAGGAAATTGAATTGCTGCAACAGTTGTTTCCTGATCAAATCCTACAATATGGCGTTGAGGTTGATGATATGTTAGTTGCTGGTATCACTTTGTTTGATTTTGGCAACATTCTTAAGATTCAATATGCCGCCGCAAATAAGCAAGGCTTTGAGCACAACGCGATGGACTTTTTATACCTAGAAATCATAAAGGAAGCTAAAGAGCAGAAGAAAGAATTCGTCGACTTGGGAACTGTCAATCATCCAGATGGCAGCGTCAATAAAGGCCTTAAGAGATTCAAACAGCAATTAGGCGCCACAACCACCTCAGTTTTTGAATTAACTTTAAGCTTATGA